A stretch of Longimicrobium terrae DNA encodes these proteins:
- a CDS encoding BlaI/MecI/CopY family transcriptional regulator, whose translation MARESIGERELALVRHIADRGSLSVAEAVDEFGASHGLARSTVLTMMERLRTKGYLSRRMARGVYRYRACASSAELLKDAVHRFVERSLDGSVSPFLAYLSEAPDLSDDERQELERIVARLDAAQRKDG comes from the coding sequence ATGGCACGTGAATCCATCGGCGAACGGGAGCTGGCGCTGGTGCGGCACATCGCCGACCGCGGCAGCCTCAGCGTGGCCGAGGCGGTGGACGAGTTCGGCGCCAGCCACGGACTGGCCCGCTCCACCGTCCTGACGATGATGGAGCGGCTGCGCACCAAGGGATACCTGTCCCGGCGGATGGCGCGCGGGGTGTATCGCTACCGCGCCTGCGCCTCGTCCGCGGAGCTGCTCAAGGACGCGGTGCACCGGTTCGTGGAGCGCAGTCTGGACGGCTCCGTATCCCCCTTCCTGGCCTACCTGTCTGAGGCGCCCGACCTGTCGGACGACGAACGGCAGGAACTGGAGCGCATCGTGGCGCGCCTGGACGCCGCACAGCGAAAGGACGGCTGA
- a CDS encoding trans-sulfuration enzyme family protein codes for MDKHPSAIKPESWLVSAGRSSEPGAPLNVPLVPASNFILGTERGYSRDDATPTWEALEEVVGGLEAGRALAFASGMAAIAAVFDQLSAGAVVALPDDCYQGVAGLAAAGAERGRWTVQRLALDDTAGWIRACATADLIWLESPSNPLLAVADLEAICAAPRKPGAIVAVDNTFATPLNQQPLEFGATVSLQSATKFIGGHSDLLAGVATTRDDALYHAIRTSRELNGATPGTLEAWLAVRGARTLAIRLQRAQETAMVLAERLEAHPLVERVRYPGLPSHPTHATARRVLRGFGSIISFELRGGAEFADAVCRGVGLVRHATSVGAVESTMERRAAIPGQTHLPPSLLRLSVGIEDAEDLWADLDQAIRAAAP; via the coding sequence ATGGATAAGCACCCATCCGCCATCAAGCCGGAATCGTGGCTCGTTTCGGCCGGCCGCAGTTCCGAGCCCGGCGCGCCGCTCAACGTGCCGCTGGTCCCCGCGTCCAACTTCATCCTGGGCACCGAGCGCGGCTACTCGCGCGACGACGCCACCCCGACGTGGGAGGCGCTCGAAGAGGTCGTCGGCGGGCTGGAGGCCGGGCGGGCTCTGGCGTTCGCGTCGGGGATGGCCGCCATCGCCGCGGTGTTCGACCAGCTTTCCGCGGGCGCCGTGGTGGCGCTGCCGGATGACTGCTACCAGGGCGTCGCCGGGCTGGCCGCCGCGGGCGCCGAGCGCGGCCGATGGACCGTGCAGCGCCTGGCCCTGGACGACACGGCAGGCTGGATCCGCGCCTGCGCCACCGCCGACCTGATCTGGCTGGAATCGCCCTCCAACCCGCTGCTGGCGGTGGCGGATCTGGAGGCGATCTGCGCCGCGCCGCGCAAACCCGGAGCGATCGTCGCGGTGGACAACACGTTCGCCACGCCGCTCAACCAGCAGCCGCTGGAGTTCGGCGCCACGGTGTCGCTGCAGTCGGCCACCAAGTTCATCGGCGGGCACTCGGACCTGCTGGCCGGCGTGGCCACGACGCGGGACGATGCCCTGTACCACGCCATCCGCACGTCGCGCGAGCTGAACGGCGCCACGCCGGGCACGCTGGAAGCCTGGCTGGCCGTCCGCGGCGCGCGCACGCTCGCCATCCGCCTGCAGCGCGCGCAGGAGACGGCCATGGTGCTCGCGGAACGGCTCGAGGCGCATCCGCTGGTGGAGCGCGTCCGCTATCCGGGGCTGCCCTCGCACCCCACGCACGCCACCGCGCGGCGCGTGCTGCGGGGCTTCGGCAGCATCATCTCGTTCGAGCTGCGGGGCGGGGCGGAGTTCGCGGACGCGGTGTGCCGCGGCGTGGGGCTCGTGCGCCACGCCACCAGTGTGGGCGCGGTGGAATCCACCATGGAACGACGCGCGGCGATCCCGGGACAGACACATCTTCCGCCATCGCTGCTGCGCCTGAGCGTGGGGATCGAGGATGCCGAGGACCTCTGGGCCGATCTGGATCAGGCAATCCGCGCCGCGGCGCCGTAA
- a CDS encoding SRPBCC family protein translates to MKITVETLVRAEPAKVWDAWNTPEDIMQWNAASEDWHTTQSAVDLREGGAFSSRMEAKDGSMGFDFAGTYTRVVPGKILEYALSDERGVSIEFVEQADGVLVRETFDGDNEYPEDFQRQGWQAILDNFRRHVEAKG, encoded by the coding sequence ATGAAGATCACCGTAGAAACGCTCGTTCGCGCGGAGCCGGCCAAGGTGTGGGACGCGTGGAACACGCCGGAAGACATCATGCAGTGGAACGCGGCCAGCGAGGACTGGCACACCACGCAGAGTGCGGTGGACCTGCGCGAGGGCGGAGCGTTTTCGTCGCGGATGGAGGCCAAGGACGGCAGCATGGGCTTCGACTTCGCGGGCACCTACACCCGCGTGGTGCCGGGAAAGATCCTCGAATACGCGCTGAGTGACGAACGCGGGGTCTCCATCGAGTTCGTGGAGCAGGCCGACGGCGTGCTGGTGCGGGAGACGTTTGATGGGGACAACGAGTATCCGGAAGATTTCCAGCGGCAGGGGTGGCAGGCGATCCTGGACAACTTCCGCCGCCACGTGGAGGCGAAGGGCTGA
- a CDS encoding type II CAAX prenyl endopeptidase Rce1 family protein, producing the protein MAAILHHLLVLFLIVVFPLWDRAETKRLKASTDPRDRIRAYRLTIGWQVIACAILLATVSLAQLFTPPAHDRIFGAEVKPGTVLPIVGGLLLGAMIPVIISLVNPEAREKQRGALKSIEFFLPYTPQARRWWAALSIVVGIGEEIIFRGFLIRYMLALPVGWGVGGAVIAAAVVFGIDHGYQGIAGLISTTVLALVFSALFFATGSLWLPMLVHALIDMRILLLVRPGGEARPAEP; encoded by the coding sequence GTGGCCGCGATCCTTCACCACCTTCTCGTCCTCTTTCTGATCGTCGTCTTTCCCCTGTGGGACCGGGCGGAGACGAAGCGGCTCAAGGCATCCACCGACCCGCGCGACCGCATCCGCGCGTACCGCCTGACGATCGGGTGGCAGGTGATTGCCTGCGCGATCCTTCTGGCGACGGTGTCGCTCGCCCAGCTCTTCACGCCACCCGCGCACGACCGCATCTTCGGCGCGGAGGTAAAGCCGGGGACGGTGCTCCCCATCGTCGGCGGGCTCCTGCTGGGCGCGATGATTCCCGTCATCATCAGCCTCGTGAACCCGGAGGCGCGCGAAAAGCAGAGGGGCGCGCTCAAATCCATCGAATTCTTTCTTCCGTACACCCCGCAGGCGCGGCGCTGGTGGGCGGCGCTCTCCATCGTCGTCGGCATCGGCGAGGAGATCATCTTTCGCGGCTTTCTGATCCGCTACATGCTGGCGCTGCCGGTCGGGTGGGGCGTGGGCGGCGCGGTGATCGCGGCGGCGGTCGTCTTCGGCATCGACCACGGCTATCAGGGGATCGCCGGCCTGATCAGCACGACCGTGCTGGCGCTGGTCTTTTCCGCGCTGTTCTTCGCCACCGGCTCGCTCTGGCTCCCCATGCTCGTGCACGCCCTGATCGACATGCGCATCCTCCTTCTCGTGCGGCCGGGCGGGGAAGCGCGGCCGGCGGAGCCCTGA